In Trichomycterus rosablanca isolate fTriRos1 chromosome 4, fTriRos1.hap1, whole genome shotgun sequence, one DNA window encodes the following:
- the LOC134311834 gene encoding uncharacterized protein LOC134311834, whose translation MIPFLGRDLEDLIRGMSGSQGGSERDVLQFMRDSQSALSKICQNILLKCPLKYPTVRNMLCLDPQKMHTEPDMCLKKMKALVMKFVQDKKLSGGVTAGDKIAQQFQKFLFNEARGEEFMVFSALDGTLRVDSFLHKAMNGYAELWSFVEKLLLLSHGQATVERGFSINKEVEMCNMNEDTIVSQRLICDYVRMCGGVVKVPLTKELLNECATSRNRYRIFLEDERKKKEKAKQMNKRKGAENELEQLRKKRRTILTVCDTLEKEADSLAEKAENTAGTKMAELITKSNSMRKRCKDKRGELMDLDHEIEKRVAELRYMS comes from the exons ATGATTCCCTTCTTAGGCAGAGATTTGGAGGATCTAATCAGG GGCATGTCAGGCAGTCAGGGTGGAAGTGAGCGTGATGTGTTACAGTTCATGCGAGACAGCCAGAGTGCTCTGTCAAAAATTTGTCAGAACATTCTATTGAAGTGCCCACTGAAGTACCCCACTGTCCGAAATATGCTGTGCCTGGACCCCCAAAAGATGCACACTGAACCAGACATGTGCTTGAAAAAAATGAAGGCCCTCGTCATGAAATTTGTGCAGGACAAGAAGTTGTCAGGAGGAGTCACAGCGG GTGATAAGATTGCACAACAGTTTCAGAAGTTCCTGTTTAATGAGGCCAGAGGAGAGGAATTCATGGTCTTCAGTGCATTGGATGGGACATTGCGAGTTGACAGCTTCCTGCATAAGGCCATGAATGGATATGCAGAACTTTGGAGCTTTGTGGAAAAGCTACTGCTTCTGTCCCATGGACAAGCCACTGTGGAGCGTGGATTCTccataaacaaggaggtggagatGTGCAATATGAACGAGGACACTATAGTCTCACAGAGACTGATCTGCGACTATGTGAGGATGTGTGGTGGAGTGGTCAAAGTGCCACTAACTAAAGAGCTGCTAAATGAATGTGCAACTTCACGCAACCGGTATAGGATCTTCTTGGAAGATGAGaggaagaaaaaggaaaaggCAAAACAGATGAACAAGAGAAAAGGGGCTGAAAATGAGCTTGAACAGCTACGCAAGAAAAGAAGAACAATCTTAACTGTGTGTGACACTCTAGAGAAGGAGGCAGATAGCCTTGCAGAGAAGGCTGAGAATACAGCTGGGACCAAGATGGCAGAGCTCATCACTAAATCCAACTCCATGAGAAAAAGATGCAAGGACAAGAGAGGGGAGTTGATGGACCTAGACCATGAAATTGAGAAGAGAGTGGCAGAGCTACGCTACATGTCTTGA